A window of Rhodococcus sp. SGAir0479 contains these coding sequences:
- a CDS encoding Nramp family divalent metal transporter, whose protein sequence is MSTETAAPAPRRPRGGLRSVALLGPAFVAAIAYVDPGNVAANLTAGAKYGYLLVWVLVLANAMAVLIQYLSAKLGLVTGRSLPEMLGLRLRKGTRRAFWLQAEAMAAATDLAEVIGGAVALHLLFGLPLFVGGLITGIVSTAILSIQSRRGQRTFEFVVIGLLAVITLGFLTGLAFTDVSGRDTVAGLVPRFEGADTVLLAASMLGATVMPHAIYLHSALARDRHGFAGHGPRLRRLLRITRWDVGGALVVAGAVNIGMLLLAAAALRGVPDTDSIEGAHAAIQDSLGPGVAVVFAVGLLASGLASTSVGCAAGSEIMHGLLNVRIPVLVRRVVTLIPALVVLAVGIDPTLALIVSQVVLSLCIPFALVPLVRMTSDRTLMGPERNAPLTTAAAWVCAGLITALNVALLWLTVTGAE, encoded by the coding sequence GTGAGCACCGAGACCGCCGCACCCGCCCCGCGCCGTCCGCGGGGCGGGTTGCGTTCCGTTGCGCTCCTGGGGCCCGCGTTCGTCGCGGCGATCGCGTACGTCGACCCCGGGAACGTCGCGGCGAATCTCACCGCCGGCGCCAAGTACGGCTACCTGCTCGTGTGGGTCCTGGTCCTCGCGAACGCGATGGCCGTCCTGATCCAGTACCTGTCGGCCAAGCTCGGCCTGGTCACGGGCCGGTCGCTGCCCGAGATGCTCGGACTCCGGCTGCGGAAGGGCACTCGCCGCGCGTTCTGGCTGCAGGCGGAGGCGATGGCCGCGGCCACCGATCTCGCCGAGGTGATCGGCGGAGCCGTCGCGCTGCACCTGCTGTTCGGGCTGCCGCTGTTCGTGGGCGGTCTGATCACCGGCATCGTGTCCACGGCCATCCTGTCGATCCAGTCCCGACGCGGCCAACGAACGTTCGAGTTCGTCGTGATCGGGCTGCTCGCCGTCATCACGCTCGGGTTCCTCACCGGTCTCGCGTTCACCGACGTCTCGGGCCGCGACACCGTCGCGGGGCTGGTGCCGCGATTCGAGGGCGCCGACACCGTCCTGCTGGCCGCGAGCATGCTGGGTGCGACGGTGATGCCGCACGCGATCTATCTCCATTCCGCGCTCGCGCGGGACCGCCACGGATTCGCCGGGCACGGGCCGCGGTTGCGTCGGCTGCTCCGCATCACCCGGTGGGACGTCGGGGGGGCGCTGGTGGTGGCCGGGGCGGTCAACATCGGCATGCTGCTGCTCGCCGCGGCGGCGTTGCGCGGGGTGCCGGACACCGACAGCATCGAGGGCGCCCACGCCGCCATCCAGGACTCCCTGGGCCCCGGTGTCGCGGTCGTCTTCGCGGTGGGCCTGCTCGCCTCCGGTCTGGCATCGACGTCGGTGGGGTGCGCTGCCGGGTCGGAGATCATGCACGGCCTGCTCAACGTGCGGATCCCCGTCCTGGTCCGCCGCGTCGTCACGCTGATCCCGGCCCTGGTCGTGCTGGCCGTCGGAATCGATCCGACGCTCGCGCTGATCGTCAGCCAGGTGGTCCTGAGTCTGTGCATTCCGTTCGCGCTGGTACCGCTGGTACGGATGACGTCCGACCGGACGCTCATGGGACCCGAGCGCAACGCGCCGCTCACGACCGCCGCGGCCTGGGTCTGCGCCGGGCTCATCACGGCGCTCAACGTCGCCCTCCTGTGGTTGACGGTCACCGGCGCGGAGTGA
- a CDS encoding glycoside hydrolase family 19 protein, translating to MTDSRTYTFDQTSTSRCGFMSRARVAGLATLAAAGLWVGNATLGSATPSQAATLPDAPAATAAPLTTPAQFLDSTGLLKALNLPGTTTPATSTTNAVTDVTATAPAPQAAAVPAAIAAIAPPPPPAPASVTLDELARIVPQVAPDRLAGYVAPLNEALAKAGIDTPLRKAAFIAQLVVESDSFRTFEEYASGRAYEGRADLGNVAPGDGERYKGRGAIQVTGRHNYESVSAYLGIDFVAHPELMATPENAFETAAWYWQSRNLNAVSDSGNIESVSRIVNGGTHGLLQRIDSFQRGLAVLH from the coding sequence TTGACCGATTCGCGTACGTACACCTTCGACCAGACGTCGACCTCCCGCTGTGGCTTCATGTCACGCGCCCGCGTAGCGGGACTGGCGACCCTCGCCGCAGCCGGCCTCTGGGTGGGTAACGCCACCCTGGGCTCGGCGACACCGAGCCAGGCCGCAACCCTGCCGGACGCTCCCGCAGCCACGGCCGCGCCGCTGACCACCCCGGCGCAGTTCCTCGATTCCACCGGCCTGCTGAAGGCCCTCAACCTGCCGGGCACCACCACACCCGCGACCTCGACGACCAACGCCGTCACGGACGTTACCGCGACGGCGCCCGCGCCGCAGGCCGCCGCCGTCCCCGCGGCGATCGCGGCCATCGCACCCCCGCCGCCGCCGGCACCGGCATCGGTGACGCTGGACGAGCTGGCCCGCATCGTGCCGCAGGTGGCGCCCGATCGACTGGCCGGCTACGTCGCGCCGCTGAACGAAGCGCTCGCGAAGGCCGGGATCGACACCCCGCTGCGCAAGGCCGCGTTCATCGCGCAGCTCGTCGTCGAGTCCGACTCGTTCCGCACGTTCGAGGAGTACGCCTCGGGCCGTGCCTACGAGGGCCGCGCCGACCTCGGCAACGTCGCTCCGGGCGACGGCGAGCGTTACAAGGGTCGCGGCGCGATCCAGGTCACGGGCCGGCACAACTACGAGAGCGTGAGCGCCTACCTGGGCATCGACTTCGTCGCCCACCCCGAGCTCATGGCGACGCCGGAGAACGCGTTCGAGACCGCCGCCTGGTACTGGCAGTCGCGCAACCTCAACGCCGTGTCCGACAGCGGCAACATCGAGAGCGTCTCGCGCATCGTCAACGGCGGAACGCACGGCCTGCTGCAGCGCATCGACAGCTTCCAACGCGGCCTGGCCGTGCTGCACTAG
- a CDS encoding TIGR02680 family protein encodes MAHARFKPTRAGIINLWDYRDQEFSFADGRLVLRGPNGSGKTKALEVLFPFVFDGRIEPRRLNPFAGEERTMKSNLLYRGQDSAHSYVWMEFCRGAQDDPEAVTVGIGMRATRQNDKVTRWYFVAEGRVGVDFSLLGSDDRPLTKKQLADQLGSDAITDRPVDYRAAIDARLFGLGSERYDQLINLILTLRRPQLAKNLDPKGLSQALTDGLRPLDEQLVLEAARSFSDMEEVGRALEGLAAADQAAQSFVTVYSRYLAQQARTDVEQVARRLESVDRAKAVLDEALALQTTRQEERLRAEDRFTAAERALEQARADLDTLQRSGAYEGKQQLDDLAAAVEQLKVSTAQQADKARKAQATLEQRTADAARATDSVRRAGAALVRAEEELADAAEQAGIAWTPLPENVRSDKITTAVRGHAEERDGDVRAVRAALATVEKAGTERERADRAAGKGRELLDAAQAAVAEAEAAVELARADCAASLRGWWTEHSTEYASIGVTADLFAALDGALAQAGEDDSPGLPTVLHEHAQSALDEQRAQRRDAVAAQTATKERIAALRADRGRVAAEHDDAPAAFAFRTDDRSGLPGAPLWRLVRFADGTDAAVAAGVESALAAANLLDGWVYGGEDPLPDVESEQFLTALPADRRPAGPTLADVLEVEPDAGVPEAAVQAILESIALHRDGSVGDFGVAVGIDGHFRQGIQHGRHVKAHAEYIGTTARERRRAQRLAEIDHEIAAAEEALAAARDAEAETTDVLDRLAGAAKALPRTSGVLVAIKKLTEAAGALRTRTESTASAGDELDQAIADHTAKEKQLRAVAAAHRMPPHARDVDALAAAIRHFESQGEQLLRCRREHEKELELHREAEDRLEEARGNTEEFVEEAAVAEENYAQQVSRLETLREALGASAEQIDADLEQARARIEMCKTEQRAARKAYDVAVEQIGKAEGAHTAAIETLRNALTETRTDADRLAPYARRDLLDLLGVETAHSWPQSSAAWMTPDQLVYRIATEGDPDAPILPPEVAALYRAVDTATGSVRTSENAKKSTRSALTAALQDFDAQLAAAGQDYRLQWDAPDGLTVVRVQDDQGYSSIGEFSTRIRAARQEQEVLLTDSERRILEDALLTGLAQQIHERTADARDLIAQMGAEMRERRMSSGSTIGVHWVLADNLDDSSRAVSKLLDRAPSALSADELATIRAHFASQVRSARAAHPERSYPEILAGALDYRRWRVFSFTLIGGDGSEDRLTVARHSALSGGEQSVSLHLPLFAAAHVMLSSADPHSPRLLGLDEAFAGVDDNGRSELLGLSVQFDLDLFMTGYDLWITYAGVPGCAHYDLAHSTAEQTVSAALLVWSGGELLAEHDGSNLARALGSPMRRRLPAAAEGGLEFVDA; translated from the coding sequence ATGGCACACGCGCGTTTCAAGCCGACCCGCGCCGGGATCATCAACCTCTGGGACTACCGCGACCAGGAGTTCTCCTTCGCCGACGGCCGCCTCGTGCTGCGGGGCCCCAACGGCTCCGGTAAGACCAAGGCGCTCGAGGTGCTGTTCCCCTTCGTGTTCGACGGCCGGATCGAGCCGCGTCGGCTCAACCCGTTCGCGGGCGAGGAACGGACCATGAAGTCGAATCTGCTCTACCGCGGACAGGATTCGGCGCACTCGTACGTGTGGATGGAGTTCTGCCGCGGAGCGCAGGACGACCCGGAAGCCGTCACGGTCGGCATCGGGATGCGCGCGACCCGCCAGAACGACAAGGTCACCCGCTGGTACTTCGTCGCCGAGGGACGCGTGGGGGTCGATTTCTCGCTGCTCGGCAGCGACGACCGGCCGCTGACCAAGAAGCAGCTCGCCGACCAGCTGGGCAGCGACGCCATCACCGACCGCCCCGTCGACTACCGTGCTGCCATCGACGCGCGCCTGTTCGGGCTCGGCTCCGAGCGGTACGACCAGTTGATCAACCTGATCCTGACGCTGCGGCGTCCTCAGCTCGCGAAGAACCTCGACCCCAAGGGGCTCTCGCAGGCCCTGACCGACGGACTGCGCCCGCTCGACGAACAACTGGTGCTCGAGGCGGCGCGGTCGTTCAGCGACATGGAGGAGGTGGGCCGGGCCCTCGAGGGCCTCGCCGCCGCCGACCAGGCCGCGCAGAGCTTCGTGACGGTGTACTCGCGGTATCTGGCTCAGCAGGCCCGCACCGACGTCGAGCAGGTCGCCCGCCGACTCGAGTCGGTGGACCGCGCGAAGGCGGTCCTCGACGAGGCGTTGGCGTTGCAGACGACGCGCCAGGAGGAACGGCTGCGCGCGGAGGACCGCTTCACCGCCGCCGAGCGCGCGCTCGAGCAGGCCCGCGCGGATCTCGACACCTTGCAGCGGTCGGGCGCCTACGAGGGCAAGCAGCAGCTCGACGACCTCGCCGCCGCCGTCGAGCAGCTCAAGGTGTCGACCGCCCAGCAGGCGGACAAGGCGCGCAAGGCGCAGGCGACACTCGAGCAGCGCACGGCCGATGCGGCCCGCGCAACCGACTCGGTCCGCCGGGCGGGTGCCGCGCTGGTGCGCGCGGAGGAGGAGCTGGCCGACGCGGCCGAGCAGGCGGGCATCGCCTGGACGCCGCTGCCCGAGAACGTGCGCTCGGACAAGATCACGACCGCCGTGCGCGGACACGCGGAGGAACGCGACGGCGACGTCCGCGCGGTCCGCGCCGCGCTCGCCACGGTGGAGAAGGCCGGCACGGAGCGGGAGCGCGCCGACCGTGCAGCCGGCAAGGGCCGCGAGCTCCTCGACGCCGCGCAGGCCGCGGTGGCCGAGGCCGAGGCGGCCGTCGAGCTCGCGCGCGCGGACTGCGCGGCATCGCTGCGCGGGTGGTGGACCGAGCACTCCACCGAATACGCGTCGATCGGGGTGACCGCGGACCTGTTCGCCGCGCTCGACGGCGCTCTGGCGCAGGCCGGTGAGGACGACTCCCCCGGCCTGCCGACCGTGCTGCACGAGCATGCGCAGTCCGCCCTCGACGAACAGCGTGCCCAGCGCCGCGACGCGGTGGCCGCGCAGACGGCGACGAAGGAACGGATCGCCGCGTTGCGGGCCGACCGCGGGCGGGTCGCGGCCGAGCACGACGACGCCCCGGCGGCCTTCGCGTTCCGGACGGATGATCGCAGCGGTCTGCCGGGCGCACCGCTGTGGCGTCTCGTGCGCTTCGCGGACGGGACGGACGCCGCGGTCGCCGCCGGTGTCGAGTCCGCGCTCGCCGCGGCCAATCTGCTGGACGGCTGGGTGTACGGCGGCGAGGATCCGCTGCCCGACGTCGAGTCCGAGCAGTTCCTCACGGCGTTGCCGGCCGACCGGCGGCCGGCGGGGCCGACGCTGGCGGACGTGCTCGAGGTCGAGCCCGACGCGGGTGTGCCGGAGGCGGCCGTGCAGGCGATCCTCGAATCGATCGCACTGCACCGTGACGGTTCCGTCGGCGACTTCGGTGTCGCCGTCGGGATCGACGGGCACTTCCGGCAGGGGATCCAGCACGGTCGTCACGTCAAGGCCCACGCCGAGTACATCGGCACCACGGCGCGCGAGCGGCGCCGCGCCCAGCGGCTCGCGGAGATCGACCACGAGATCGCGGCCGCCGAGGAGGCGCTCGCCGCGGCCCGGGACGCGGAGGCGGAGACCACCGACGTTCTCGATCGGTTGGCCGGGGCCGCCAAGGCGCTGCCGCGCACGTCGGGGGTGCTGGTCGCGATCAAGAAGCTCACCGAGGCCGCGGGCGCGCTGCGGACCCGCACCGAATCCACCGCGAGCGCCGGCGACGAACTCGACCAGGCGATCGCCGATCACACCGCCAAGGAGAAGCAACTGCGCGCCGTCGCCGCCGCGCACCGGATGCCGCCCCACGCCCGCGACGTCGACGCGCTCGCGGCCGCCATCCGTCACTTCGAGAGCCAGGGCGAGCAGCTGCTGCGGTGCCGACGCGAGCACGAGAAGGAACTCGAACTGCACCGCGAGGCGGAGGACCGCCTCGAGGAGGCGCGCGGCAACACCGAGGAATTCGTCGAGGAAGCGGCGGTCGCGGAGGAGAACTACGCGCAGCAGGTGTCGCGCCTCGAGACGCTGCGGGAGGCGCTGGGCGCGAGCGCCGAGCAGATCGACGCCGACCTCGAACAGGCCCGGGCCCGCATCGAGATGTGCAAGACCGAGCAGCGCGCGGCCCGCAAAGCCTACGACGTCGCTGTCGAGCAGATCGGCAAGGCCGAGGGCGCGCACACCGCGGCGATCGAGACGCTGCGCAACGCCCTGACCGAAACCCGAACGGACGCAGATCGTCTCGCGCCCTACGCGCGCCGGGACCTGCTCGACCTGCTCGGTGTGGAGACCGCCCACTCGTGGCCGCAGAGTTCGGCCGCCTGGATGACGCCCGACCAGCTCGTCTATCGGATCGCGACCGAGGGCGATCCGGACGCACCCATCCTCCCACCCGAGGTGGCGGCGCTGTACCGCGCGGTGGACACCGCGACCGGGTCCGTGAGGACGAGTGAGAACGCCAAGAAGTCGACTCGATCGGCGCTGACGGCCGCGCTGCAGGACTTCGACGCCCAGTTGGCCGCCGCGGGCCAGGACTACCGTCTGCAGTGGGACGCGCCGGACGGTCTCACCGTGGTGCGCGTCCAGGACGACCAGGGGTACTCGTCGATCGGTGAGTTCTCGACCCGGATCCGCGCGGCGCGGCAGGAGCAGGAGGTGCTGCTGACCGACTCCGAGCGGCGAATCCTCGAGGACGCACTGCTCACGGGCCTCGCGCAGCAGATCCACGAGCGCACCGCCGACGCCCGCGACCTCATCGCGCAGATGGGTGCCGAGATGCGCGAGCGGCGCATGTCGTCGGGCAGCACGATCGGCGTCCACTGGGTGCTCGCCGACAATCTCGACGACAGCTCGCGGGCCGTCTCGAAGCTTCTCGACCGCGCGCCTTCGGCACTGAGCGCCGACGAATTGGCTACCATCCGTGCGCATTTCGCGTCCCAGGTGCGGTCCGCACGAGCCGCGCACCCGGAGCGGTCGTACCCGGAGATCCTCGCGGGGGCGCTGGACTACCGACGCTGGCGCGTGTTCTCGTTCACGCTCATCGGTGGCGACGGAAGCGAGGACCGGCTCACGGTCGCCCGGCACAGCGCCCTGTCCGGCGGCGAGCAGTCGGTGTCGCTGCACCTGCCGCTGTTCGCGGCCGCACACGTCATGCTGTCCTCGGCCGATCCGCACTCACCGCGCCTGTTGGGGCTGGACGAGGCGTTCGCCGGCGTCGACGACAACGGGCGCAGCGAGTTGCTGGGGTTGAGCGTGCAGTTCGACCTCGATCTGTTCATGACCGGTTACGACCTGTGGATCACGTATGCCGGCGTGCCGGGCTGCGCGCACTACGATCTCGCGCACTCGACAGCCGAGCAGACGGTGAGCGCGGCCCTGCTGGTGTGGTCCGGCGGGGAACTGCTGGCCGAGCACGACGGCAGCAACCTGGCGCGCGCGCTGGGCTCACCGATGCGCCGCCGGCTCCCGGCCGCGGCTGAAGGCGGCCTGGAATTCGTCGACGCCTGA
- a CDS encoding TIGR02678 family protein, translated as MRARTVSPLDLDSYQRAARVILSNHLVTQTYPDRLALPLLRRWATELRDDLLDLFGYRLEVTETTARLFTVADRLTPGTPARTATDRTFDRHRYAYLALALAALGRAGNQITLSELAEHVATEAAQVPGVTLSTDRAADRDAFVDAVGWLAARGAIVLADGDAGGWASNPGAGEALYDIDRSVVVALFRPPRALQHLTSARSLLAGEQPGAEDEVIAYRPADQREVARRIRRALVERPVVYADELTDDERLQLALPRTAADVEELTGLVAERRAEGIAMIDPSGRMSDVRFPSTGTVSQVALLLAGEMADRVLDPDAPALPTRPLPDSGTDALIAQLDAAIPRHGVFEQLADEPADTVPPAEFFAPADDSPDPVRYALLDDAWLTGAVDELVHQFGRTFAAQWQADHTGLRRSAVALLDRLDLIRTVDDGVLVLPAIARFRGVVVNIRERTAQSDLFHDPVPGGPPTTAEHPSAEK; from the coding sequence GTGAGGGCTCGCACCGTCTCGCCCCTGGATCTCGACTCGTACCAGCGGGCCGCTCGCGTCATCCTGTCGAATCACCTTGTGACGCAGACCTATCCGGACCGGCTGGCGCTTCCGTTGCTGCGCCGGTGGGCGACGGAGCTGCGTGACGACCTGCTCGACCTGTTCGGCTACCGCCTCGAGGTCACCGAGACGACCGCGCGTCTGTTCACCGTGGCGGACCGGCTCACGCCCGGAACGCCCGCCCGCACCGCCACGGACCGCACGTTCGACCGGCACCGGTACGCCTACCTCGCGCTGGCGTTGGCCGCGCTCGGCCGCGCCGGCAACCAGATCACGCTGTCGGAGCTGGCCGAGCACGTCGCCACCGAGGCCGCGCAGGTCCCGGGCGTGACGCTGTCGACCGATCGCGCCGCCGACCGCGACGCGTTCGTCGACGCCGTCGGCTGGCTCGCCGCGCGCGGCGCGATCGTGCTGGCGGACGGCGACGCCGGCGGGTGGGCGTCCAACCCCGGTGCCGGCGAAGCGCTCTACGACATCGACCGCTCGGTGGTCGTCGCGCTGTTCCGGCCGCCGCGAGCTCTCCAGCACCTGACGTCGGCGCGCTCGCTCCTGGCGGGTGAACAGCCCGGAGCCGAGGACGAGGTGATCGCGTACCGCCCCGCCGACCAGCGTGAGGTCGCCCGGCGGATACGACGCGCGCTGGTCGAACGACCGGTCGTCTACGCGGACGAACTCACCGACGACGAACGCCTGCAACTCGCGCTGCCACGCACCGCCGCCGATGTCGAAGAGCTCACCGGACTCGTCGCCGAACGCCGCGCCGAAGGCATCGCGATGATCGACCCGTCGGGCCGGATGTCGGACGTCCGCTTTCCCAGCACGGGCACGGTCTCACAGGTGGCGCTGCTGTTGGCGGGCGAGATGGCCGACCGGGTGCTCGATCCGGACGCGCCCGCGCTACCGACGCGGCCGCTGCCGGATTCCGGCACCGACGCCCTGATCGCCCAGTTGGACGCCGCCATCCCCCGTCACGGTGTCTTCGAGCAGTTGGCGGACGAGCCGGCCGATACCGTCCCGCCGGCAGAATTCTTCGCGCCGGCCGACGACTCCCCCGACCCGGTCCGCTACGCACTGCTCGACGACGCGTGGCTGACCGGCGCGGTCGACGAACTCGTCCATCAGTTCGGACGCACCTTCGCCGCCCAGTGGCAGGCCGACCACACCGGGCTGCGCCGCAGCGCCGTCGCGCTGCTCGACCGGCTGGACCTGATCCGGACGGTGGACGACGGCGTCCTGGTCCTGCCGGCGATCGCCCGCTTCCGCGGCGTCGTCGTCAACATCCGGGAACGCACGGCGCAGTCCGACCTGTTCCACGACCCGGTCCCCGGCGGCCCACCCACCACCGCCGAGCACCCCTCCGCAGAGAAGTAG
- a CDS encoding TIGR02677 family protein, whose amino-acid sequence MRLFSFTTAEKRAEYLWVLRAFDNARANYVVLLHAGEVADILGRIADDGAALTSGEITPLLEQLHVWGVLERSYDGSRAATLAEYRNRHFVYQFSQAGYLAFRAVEDLLGARLEDATLSRLALPDLLADLEELAEANRRGDGDLIYRKLARLDSTLSDMAARAAQFYLMLGDLVRTTEVTPEAFLAHKDALLSHMREFSSDLARYAPKLAAAIGVVESTGVDALVARAAASDDRLFLSHTERESDWRARWSGLTQWFVAGAGPSESDRLREGTMSAIAAVLSLLRRVTETRRGGVSRESQLRHLAGWFAATPTEESAHALFQLVFDLGRPRHLSMVHPDADIIPDSRSWWDATPVEISRTLAETGRAATPGMPSRVQRNEGSIRRLREEQLAAQRARAVAASSLATKGPYDRVLDAQETDVLLSLLNAALTARVPVSGAVPSSTGSESGVRLTLSPHAESTVVQTARGRLHLDGLQVSVQ is encoded by the coding sequence CTGCGGCTGTTCTCCTTCACCACCGCGGAGAAACGTGCCGAATACCTCTGGGTACTGCGGGCATTCGACAACGCCCGGGCGAACTACGTCGTCCTCCTGCACGCCGGCGAGGTGGCCGACATCCTCGGCCGCATCGCCGACGACGGCGCGGCGTTGACGTCCGGCGAGATCACTCCCCTGCTCGAACAGTTGCACGTGTGGGGAGTCCTCGAGCGCAGCTACGACGGCAGCCGCGCGGCCACCCTCGCCGAGTACCGCAACCGGCACTTCGTCTACCAGTTCAGCCAGGCCGGCTACCTCGCGTTCCGGGCGGTCGAGGACCTCCTGGGCGCGCGGCTCGAGGATGCGACGCTGTCCCGGCTGGCGCTGCCCGACCTGCTCGCCGATCTCGAGGAGCTCGCCGAGGCCAATCGGCGCGGCGACGGCGACCTGATCTACCGCAAGCTCGCGCGACTGGATTCGACGCTGTCCGACATGGCCGCGCGGGCGGCGCAGTTCTATCTCATGCTCGGCGACCTGGTCCGCACCACGGAGGTCACACCCGAGGCGTTCCTGGCCCACAAGGACGCGCTGCTCAGCCACATGCGCGAGTTCAGCTCGGATCTCGCGCGGTACGCGCCCAAGCTCGCGGCCGCGATCGGCGTCGTGGAGTCGACCGGTGTGGACGCGCTCGTCGCGCGCGCCGCCGCGAGCGACGACCGACTGTTCCTCTCGCACACCGAGCGTGAATCCGACTGGCGGGCAAGATGGTCCGGGCTCACCCAGTGGTTCGTGGCAGGCGCCGGTCCGAGCGAGTCCGACCGGTTGCGCGAGGGCACGATGAGTGCGATCGCCGCTGTGCTGTCGCTGCTGCGCCGCGTGACCGAAACCCGCCGCGGCGGGGTAAGCCGCGAGAGTCAGCTCCGGCACCTGGCCGGGTGGTTCGCCGCGACCCCCACCGAGGAGTCCGCGCACGCGCTGTTCCAGCTGGTGTTCGACCTCGGCCGTCCCCGGCACCTGTCGATGGTCCATCCGGACGCCGACATCATCCCAGACTCCCGGTCGTGGTGGGATGCGACGCCGGTCGAGATCTCCCGCACCCTCGCCGAGACCGGACGGGCCGCGACACCGGGCATGCCGTCGCGGGTGCAGCGCAACGAGGGCAGCATCCGCCGTCTGCGCGAGGAACAGCTGGCGGCGCAGCGGGCCCGGGCTGTCGCCGCGTCGTCACTGGCGACCAAGGGCCCATACGACCGTGTCCTCGACGCGCAGGAGACCGACGTCCTGCTGAGCCTGCTCAACGCCGCTCTCACCGCACGGGTTCCGGTGAGCGGCGCGGTGCCCAGCTCCACCGGCTCGGAGAGCGGGGTGCGACTCACCCTCAGTCCGCATGCCGAGTCGACGGTCGTACAGACCGCGCGCGGCCGCCTACACCTCGACGGACTGCAGGTGAGTGTGCAGTGA
- a CDS encoding MFS transporter, with amino-acid sequence MSSDTAPTLRSRLQLSALYAGGFLGPFGGGVVTSMLPEIGTGLGVDAGAAASSLTAYLLPFALVMLVSGTLGTRWGRMRTVRIAYGVYLAASVACFAAPTLELFLGARIVQGSANAFTTPLLLATLAAMTPQHKLGRALGAFGALQAAGQTSAPLIGGLAAEANWRLAFLAIAVVAAVLGAVGLPDAARSIPADTGARLRDAWTPAVLRVGVVALLGWGALGGLGFLLAFRAEDVFGMSPATRGLLLTGFGVAGILSARPIGTLIDRIGARRAVLVGAFAGAVLVAIAGTVGLSAVAAAAWFLAGTASQFLLVGVNAVVLGGRGGNRGGAVSVVQSLRFAGAALAPVALTPLYAVHPGISFLLPALLLAVLPPLLMPRSTTPPNSR; translated from the coding sequence GTGAGCTCCGACACCGCGCCCACCCTCCGCTCCCGGCTCCAGCTCTCCGCGCTGTACGCGGGCGGATTCCTCGGCCCGTTCGGCGGGGGCGTCGTCACGTCGATGCTGCCCGAGATCGGCACCGGCCTGGGCGTCGACGCGGGTGCGGCCGCCTCCTCCCTCACGGCGTACCTGCTGCCGTTCGCGCTGGTGATGCTCGTGTCCGGCACCCTGGGGACGCGCTGGGGCCGGATGCGGACCGTACGCATCGCCTACGGCGTGTACCTCGCCGCCTCGGTGGCGTGCTTCGCCGCTCCGACGCTGGAGCTGTTCCTCGGCGCCCGCATCGTGCAGGGCTCCGCGAACGCGTTCACCACTCCCCTCCTGCTCGCCACCCTGGCGGCGATGACCCCGCAGCACAAGCTCGGTCGTGCGCTCGGCGCGTTCGGCGCCCTCCAGGCCGCCGGTCAGACCAGTGCCCCACTGATCGGCGGACTGGCCGCCGAGGCGAACTGGCGGCTGGCGTTCCTGGCGATCGCCGTGGTCGCCGCCGTCCTGGGCGCCGTCGGGCTCCCGGATGCTGCGCGCAGCATCCCCGCGGACACCGGCGCCCGGCTGCGGGACGCGTGGACTCCCGCGGTGCTGCGGGTCGGCGTCGTCGCGCTGCTCGGGTGGGGCGCGCTCGGCGGCCTCGGCTTCCTGCTCGCGTTCCGCGCCGAGGACGTGTTCGGGATGAGTCCCGCGACCCGCGGACTGCTGCTCACCGGCTTCGGTGTGGCCGGCATCCTCAGCGCCCGGCCGATCGGCACGCTCATCGACCGGATCGGCGCGCGGAGGGCGGTGCTCGTCGGCGCGTTCGCGGGCGCGGTACTGGTGGCGATCGCCGGCACGGTGGGCCTGTCCGCGGTCGCCGCGGCAGCGTGGTTCCTCGCCGGCACCGCGTCACAGTTCCTGCTCGTCGGGGTCAACGCCGTCGTCCTCGGCGGCCGGGGCGGGAACCGGGGCGGGGCGGTCTCGGTGGTGCAGTCACTGCGCTTCGCCGGCGCGGCGCTCGCACCGGTGGCCCTCACTCCGCTGTACGCCGTCCACCCCGGCATCAGCTTCCTGCTCCCCGCTCTGCTGCTCGCGGTGCTGCCGCCGTTGCTGATGCCGCGCTCCACCACGCCCCCGAATTCGCGCTGA